A single Loxodonta africana isolate mLoxAfr1 chromosome 24, mLoxAfr1.hap2, whole genome shotgun sequence DNA region contains:
- the FNDC11 gene encoding fibronectin type III domain-containing protein 11 gives MSPQSRESESNRQACSCLPSSSSTQTMNFQVTVLGLDKAKLDSPQAFLDPEEAEEAEDGQLLEPEAWRTYVERRNVLREFLTSELSPHLLRRHHARMELLQRCSYYIEILPKHLALGDQNPLVVPNTMFQLIDPWKFQRMKKVGTAQTKIQLLLLSDLLEQLDHGRAQLDALLESPDPRPFLAGWGHVEQRLADLSAVMDNFLAMMVPGRLHIKHRLVSDIGATKVPHIRLMLSTKMPVMFDRKESVAHQDWVSLRWFVTIQPASPEQFELRFKLLEPRTQQECTQCGLIPVAACTFDVRNLLPNRAYKFTIKRAESYTLVYEPWRDSLTLHTKPGPQEEARPPPAGPARPTPNRTF, from the coding sequence ATGAGCCCCCAGAGCAGGGAAAGTGAGAGCAACCGACAGGCCTGCTCatgccttccctcctcctccagcaCCCAGACAATGAACTTCCAGGTGACAGTCCTGGGCCTGGACAAGGCGAAGCTGGACAGTCCCCAAGCCTTCCTGGACCCAGAGGAGGCGGAGGAGGCAGAGGACGGGCAGCTGCTGGAGCCGGAGGCGTGGAGGACCTACGTGGAGCGCCGCAACGTGCTCCGTGAGTTCCTAACCTCAGAACTGAGCCCACACCTGCTCAGGCGCCACCACGCCCGCATGGAGTTGCTGCAGAGGTGTTCCTACTACATCGAGATCCTGCCCAAGCACCTGGCACTGGGCGACCAGAACCCGCTGGTGGTGCCCAACACCATGTTCCAGCTCATCGACCCCTGGAAGTTCCAGCGCATGAAGAAGGTGGGCACGGCGCAGACCAAGATCCAGCTGCTGCTGCTCAGTGACTTGCTGGAGCAGCTGGACCATGGCCGTGCTCAGCTGGATGCACTGCTGGAGTCCCCTGACCCTCGGCCTTTCTTAGCCGGCTGGGGGCATGTGGAGCAGCGGCTGGCAGACCTATCAGCTGTCATGGACAACTTCCTGGCCATGATGGTGCCAGGGCGGCTGCACATCAAGCACCGCCTGGTGTCGGACATCGGAGCCACCAAAGTCCCACATATCCGGCTCATGCTGAGCACCAAGATGCCTGTCATGTTCGACCGCAAAGAATCGGTGGCCCACCAGGACTGGGTCAGCCTGCGCTGGTTTGTCACCATCCAACCGGCTTCACCTGAGCAATTCGAGCTGCGCTTCAAGCTGCTGGAGCCACGGACCCAGCAGGAGTGCACACAGTGTGGCCTCATCCCTGTGGCCGCCTGCACCTTTGATGTCCGAAACCTGCTGCCCAACCGTGCTTACAAGTTCACCATCAAGAGGGCCGAGAGCTACACGCTGGTGTATGAGCCCTGGCGGGACAGCCTCACCCTGCACACTAAGCCGGGGCCCCAAGAAGAAGCCCGCCCCCCACCAGCAGGGCCCGCTCGGCCTACCCCTAACCGCACCTTCTGA